A single uncultured Methanobrevibacter sp. DNA region contains:
- a CDS encoding Eco57I restriction-modification methylase domain-containing protein, with translation MLNHVVNITDQYLEKFPKPERKNIGQFFTSKNTAVFMADMFKENINKDLTILDPGAGTGILSAALIERLQSLNLNSIHLVMYENDENILPTLESNCRYLIKSSKIPLTIDLVKKNFILDNEFENSLLNSNTKFDLIISNPPYKKIPKKAPESQKMLNVVYGAPNLYFLFMAMSLHLLKEDGEMVFIIPRSWTSGNYFKTFRKYLLRNGEINNIHLFINRNNLFKQDSILQETIIVKVSKSHNNPEFINVSSSNDFMFDDLKRFKLPYELSVSRDDNSFIFLPTNQSEVNVLTLLNKFEYSLTDLGIKLKTGLTVGFRNKELLSDYQCPQSVPIFYPCHFNEGFVKFPVDTDKKQFILKDKSSLLQDNKNFLFLKRFTSKEEERRLQPAIYLHDSLNEFNYISTDNKINFIDTINKNDYLTLPEIYGLFALFNSTIYDMYYRILDGSTQVNASEINSMPVPDRNSLKQLGNKIIHSSNLTTPYCDKILGELIYG, from the coding sequence ATGTTAAATCATGTTGTTAATATTACCGACCAATATTTAGAAAAATTTCCCAAACCTGAAAGAAAAAACATTGGTCAGTTTTTCACTTCTAAAAATACTGCCGTTTTCATGGCAGATATGTTTAAGGAAAATATTAATAAAGACTTAACTATTTTAGATCCTGGTGCAGGTACTGGAATATTATCTGCCGCATTAATTGAAAGACTACAAAGTCTTAATTTGAATTCCATTCATCTAGTGATGTATGAAAATGATGAAAATATTCTACCAACATTAGAATCAAATTGCAGATATCTAATTAAATCTTCCAAAATTCCATTAACAATTGATTTAGTCAAAAAGAATTTTATTTTAGACAATGAATTTGAAAATTCCCTATTAAACTCCAATACCAAATTTGATTTAATCATTTCAAATCCTCCTTATAAAAAAATACCTAAAAAAGCTCCTGAATCCCAGAAAATGTTAAATGTGGTTTACGGCGCTCCAAATTTATATTTTCTTTTCATGGCAATGTCTCTGCACCTTTTAAAAGAAGATGGTGAAATGGTATTTATCATACCTCGTAGCTGGACATCTGGAAATTATTTTAAAACCTTCAGGAAATACTTATTAAGAAATGGGGAAATTAACAATATCCATTTATTTATCAATAGAAATAATTTATTTAAGCAGGATTCCATTCTCCAAGAAACAATAATCGTTAAAGTTTCTAAAAGCCATAATAATCCTGAATTCATTAATGTTTCCTCATCAAATGATTTCATGTTTGATGATTTGAAACGATTTAAGTTACCCTACGAATTATCCGTATCTAGAGACGATAATTCATTTATTTTTCTGCCGACAAATCAAAGCGAGGTTAATGTTTTAACTCTATTAAATAAATTTGAATATAGCCTCACTGATTTGGGAATTAAATTAAAAACAGGTTTAACAGTTGGCTTTAGAAATAAAGAGTTATTATCTGATTATCAATGCCCTCAATCCGTACCTATATTTTATCCATGCCATTTTAATGAAGGATTTGTTAAGTTTCCAGTTGACACTGATAAAAAACAATTTATTTTAAAAGATAAATCTAGTTTACTTCAGGACAATAAAAATTTCTTGTTTTTGAAAAGATTCACATCTAAAGAAGAAGAAAGAAGATTACAACCTGCAATATACCTACATGACTCTTTAAATGAATTTAATTATATTTCAACTGATAATAAAATTAATTTCATTGACACTATTAACAAAAATGATTATTTGACACTGCCTGAAATTTACGGATTATTCGCCCTATTCAATTCCACAATATATGACATGTATTACAGGATTTTAGACGGAAGTACACAAGTAAATGCTAGTGAAATTAATTCAATGCCTGTTCCAGATAGAAATTCATTAAAACAACTAGGTAATAAAATAATTCATTCCAGTAATTTAACAACCCCTTATTGTGATAAAATATTAGGAGAATTAATTTATGGATAA
- a CDS encoding BsuBI/PstI family type II restriction endonuclease, producing MDNLDSAKEILKAIEMPERQQNDISAYTLLALADISQDKNWSQSNNDWIGIHEIIQFISNNYDQTYAENSRESIRKDAIHPFRHAAIVKDNGEATNSPNYKYKLTDEFLNLIQSYDTPQWDKSLNEFLSSHESLIRIYSSQRELTKKPVQINGEIFSFTSGEHNELQIQILEEFAPRFAPGSECLYVGDTAKKDLFINNEKLEELGFEISTHNKMPDVILYCEEKNWIYFIEAVTSTGPMNPKRIIEINQLTENVDAGKIYITAFLDFKTFKKFATDLAWDSEVWIADNPDHLIHFNGDRFLGPR from the coding sequence ATGGATAATTTAGATTCTGCAAAAGAAATATTAAAAGCAATTGAAATGCCGGAACGACAACAAAATGACATCAGTGCTTATACACTATTAGCATTAGCAGATATTAGCCAAGACAAAAATTGGAGTCAATCCAATAATGATTGGATAGGAATACATGAGATTATACAATTCATATCCAATAATTATGATCAAACATATGCTGAAAATTCACGAGAATCTATTAGAAAAGATGCCATTCATCCATTTAGACATGCAGCAATAGTTAAAGATAATGGTGAAGCCACTAATTCTCCAAATTATAAATATAAATTAACAGATGAGTTTTTAAACTTAATACAAAGTTATGACACACCACAATGGGATAAATCTTTAAATGAATTTTTATCATCACATGAATCATTAATACGCATATATTCTTCTCAAAGAGAATTAACAAAAAAACCAGTACAGATTAATGGTGAAATTTTTAGTTTTACCTCTGGAGAACATAATGAACTACAAATACAAATCCTTGAAGAATTTGCCCCACGTTTTGCACCGGGAAGTGAATGTTTATATGTAGGAGATACTGCTAAAAAAGATTTATTCATTAACAATGAAAAATTAGAAGAATTAGGATTTGAAATTTCAACCCACAACAAAATGCCTGATGTTATTTTATATTGTGAAGAAAAAAATTGGATTTATTTTATTGAAGCTGTTACTTCAACAGGTCCAATGAATCCTAAAAGAATAATTGAAATTAACCAGTTAACTGAAAATGTTGATGCAGGAAAAATTTACATTACTGCATTTTTAGATTTCAAAACATTTAAAAAATTCGCAACCGATTTAGCTTGGGATAGTGAAGTTTGGATTGCTGATAATCCTGATCACTTAATCCATTTTAATGGGGACAGATTTTTAGGTCCAAGGTAA